Below is a genomic region from Rosa chinensis cultivar Old Blush chromosome 5, RchiOBHm-V2, whole genome shotgun sequence.
ATAATCTTTCAGCTCGTGTCTTtagttgtgttgcttttgtccatgttcctaagaaccagaggtctaaattggatgcccgggcacttaagtgtgtgttcgttggctacggagggtatcagaaagggtacaagtgctttcatccacctaccaggaagtactatgtcactatggatgtcactttctttgaggacatgagttattttacctcttcagatacagctcttcagggggagaatttattttttgaagagctgtatcatggagagggggaggaatcagaaggaggagaagaagcaaGTGGTATTTTGACGGACCCAGTTGAGACCATTAGCTCGCCACCAGAAGCAGAAGCTCCAAACATCCAAGCACCAGTTTCTATGGCCgaaaatgatgttgaagatACAACTCCAAACATTCAAGCACCAGTCTCTATGGCCGAAAATgatgttgaagacacaactgtccctcctaccattgcttctacccctgacccacagcttcctggtactgaagatcactcatttgaggtatgtccacccactagtaatagtagtaatgagtctaatgttgggcaatatgtgttaccaaataggaccactcggggtcacagtcaaaagatatgaacctacccttactgccaaatcaaaatacccagtagccaattatatgtccactaggaggttgtctaagtcatatgaatcttttatgaatcaaatatctgctgtatcagtacctaacaaagtgcaggatgcattgggggatccaaagtggaggaaggtaatggaggaagagatggaggcattgcagaagagcaatacttggcaacttgtgcctccaccacaaggcaagaaggctgtaggttgtcgttgggtgtttaccgtgaagcataatgcagatggatcagtgaatcggtacaaagcacgtcttgtagcaaaagggtttactcagacgtatggtattgactacgatgaaacatttgctcctgttgctAAGATGAACATTATTCTGGTTCTGCTCTcattcgctgctagtttaaactggccactccgacagtttgatgtcaagaatgcatttcttcatggagagttagccgaggaagtgtacatgagccttccacctgggtatgtagttgcttctcctggtgattttgtatgcagattgagaaaatctctgtatggtcttaaacagtcatctcgtgcttggtttggaagattttcacagttcatgcggaaggttggttacagacagagcaactcagaccataccttgttccttaagcatcaacaagggaaggtaacagctctaattatttatgtggatgatatgataATCACTgacaatgatactgttgagatagaTAGACTGCAAAGACAGCTAGActttgagtttgagatgaaggacttgggtgaacttaagtacttcttaggaattgaggtagccagggggagagaaggaatctatctgtgccagaggaagtacgttcttgacttgctgacagagacaggtttgttggattgcagacttgttgatactcctattgagcagaaccattgtttagctgagtatccagattaggtacctactgatcgagctcactatcagaggttggttgggcgcttgatttatttggctcatactagaccagatgttgcatatacagtgagtgtggtgagtcagttcatgcataacccgagtgagagtcatatggatgctgttatgcgaattttgaagtacttaaagtcagctccaggaaggggagtaatgttttctaaacacaacaacattcttgatgtttgtggcttcacagatgcagattgggctggaaacattacagacaggaggtcaacatcgggttactttacctttgtgggaggtaatttggttacatggaagagtaagaaacagaaagttgtggcacgatctagtgctgaggctgagtataggggtatggctcacggagtgtgtgaattgttgtggctgagaaatttgTTACGTGATTTGGGTTTCAATCTCAAGagtaccatgcagttgtattgtgacaacaaggcagccattgacatatcacagaatccagtacagcatgatcgtactaaagcatgtggaggttgatcgtcactttataaaggagaagctagatgccaaaattattagttttcattttgttccaactgaagagcaacttgcagatgtacttagaaggcgttttatgactcactaagcaagttgggtatggttgatgtatatgcgccaacttgagggccGGGGGAGTGTTCgtgtgagtcatagttccctattaggaatagactaacaagggaatatattgttgtaactacttaccttgtatatgttgtgtagtacagtagtacacaatagttgtagtacatcgtagtacgattgtaatctgttaaTTTATATACACCatagaatgggtgtaataagatataagaaaattcattctcaatcttgttctatttgactCAGTCCTCATTCCTTATGACCAAGTAGACGAATTTATAATCGATGAATGCGCAAATTTAGAGTGTCCAACGCGATTTCATATTGAgaggggaagaaaaagaaagaaggccAGCTTAAAGGAGTACGCTGATGATGAGTATTTGGAATATAAGCTGTGAGTAAATAACTTCTTAAATTTCTATCTTATTGCTCTTACATTTTCTGCTCAGAGGGACAACAGACTTCTTTTCAATATTATTTTAACTCTGCTTTGATAGTTTGAAACCTTTGAGTTTTTTTGGCAACTCTGAAGCGTGATTCAGGATTTCATTCTTAATAAAGTTCTGAAAAaatttatttgtgtgtctgTGTGTTGGTTTTGCTGTTTAAATTTGACCGTGTTGTTTTGTCTAATAAAACTCAAGCTTCTGATGACAGCATTTGTATTTAGTATCCTAAAGTTAATACTTAATACTGAGATATGGAATTGTTATAAACGAAAGCTTAGACCTTTTTATGGTAGAGAATCGGTCACAAATTATACTATATACGAAAGGCCGGTTGGCTGGTTACTGTTACTACTGTTCATCAGGTCGAAAAGGCCATTTTGCCCTTGAATTTTTCTCCCAATTACACGTTTTTCTACGTGTTTCATACTATGTCATCTGGGCATATGCGTCTTTTGCCATTGGAAGGGGTTAAAAAGACGCTTCTGTCCTTCTTTTTCCACTAGAATTTCAGGTTCTTCTTCGTGTTTGACACGATGTTGGCTGGTTCAATTGAGATTTGACATTGTCTGAAAACCCAGTAGACTGTTGGCAGAAACAACCTGCAAGCTCGAACAAAAGCCGATAACGATATTATCAAGTCCAAACAAAACGAAGAATACCGATTCTTCCAGATTTCACAATCGGACAAACAGTGTTCGAAATGGATTCCATTTTGGGATTACAGTATTGCCCTGAATAGTTGAATATATAAGAGGGAGGGATCTCCGGTACTATCCTAATTCGAGAAGCCTCCATTGTCATCAGCATCTGCTTTTAGCCGACATCAAACTTCTCCATCGAGATCAACATCAGCACGGACTTGGTGAGTGTGACCCAAGCTTTTTCATTCATTTACACTTACcaatttcttttattaatttgatcTAATCCTCACTCATTTTGGCTTAGTCTTTCCCTTTTTACGTCATTGTTTGGTTTAGTTGTGCAATTGATTTGATATGAATATTGGGAGAAAATGATGAATTAATTTCATGATTTTCATCATCTATATTTGCAGGGATCCATTCATGTGCTATTGTCATGATTgaaacagaaagaagaagaccTTTGAGCAATTCAAAGGTAAGGGTATGCATGCATATTGCAGATTAAAGTTTGAATCCTGCAATTTAAGGTTtaacatccttttttttttttttttttttttttcaggaatTCAAGATGTGGAATTTATATAAGGGGTTCAAGCCAGGTGGGTCTTCTCTGGCCCATGCTTTTGCTTTAGTTTGGATTCTTAGATAACTTGCCGGAATTGATCAGAAAAAATGCGTTTGGGCACCAGTGCAATGGCCAACAGTGTCTAAGTGAGTTATCATCTTTCATATTTTGATCATtatttcttttcatgttttataaTCCTCTTATATAAACTTTGTTTCCTTTTACCAGAATTGTTGTTTAGTTGTGAATGAATCTGAATCCATTGTCTTTTCGTTCAAACATCTCTATAATGCTCAATTAACTTAGCATATTAGCTTTTGGTGTTGTCATGAAATGGTTAACTTTATGATTAACAGTCATCTTCCTCAAACGAAACAAATTGCACCATGTtccagcaagaaacaaaatttttaACTGATGAATTTCTTTTctcaagtttctgcattttgtgATCTGTATCTACATCTTTTAGATATACTGCTTTCTTCTGtctgtttattttctaaaaGTTTATAATTCGTTTTAGCCTAATAATCAGGAAAAGTTAATATAAAATGCTTCATTTATGCATTACCTTGAAGCCTTAACATCCTTTTAAAAAAGGCATATAATCTTTTGATAAAATTTCACTAGGCTTCAGTGACAGATACAAGAAAATAGATCAACTGATTCTACTGAAAGCTTCGATTCTAATTTGTCTGGCATCTGCATGTTTTTTCCACCTTGAGTCATTCGGTCATAGTTTCAAATTCAGTCTTCAGCTTTAAAGGCTTAACTTGGTTGATTACAGCAGCTATGGCGGGTTGCTTCTTATGAATTACATATTGGCTAAAAGCATTTTAGCAAGTCAGGTAATTCTCTATCTGTGTCTATATGTatctcaatttttttattcACTTCTCTAATTTCCAACTATCACACCTAGGTTTGTAAACTATTGGTTTCCTTTGCTTTAACAACTAAATTTATCAGTTTAAATGTGTAAGCAATCATTTAGCACTATTTGTGTATTTCTAGCTGGGCGATCTAGCACAATTgttcctcaaatttttttaatctttgagGGAGATATATGGCACCTGTCGCAGCTAAAGAGACATTCTACACCTCGGGATGTTTGCCAAGATTTTGCACCAGTGGCAAAGAATGATGGAAGCAGCAACTTTCAAATTAAGACATTTGTAAATGCCATAGCAGGTAATACCCTTTGTCTGTTGCTTAACAAATAGCAAAAAGTATGTTGCTGTTTCAGTATTGGTTTTTCTAAGATTGGGAATACCTTTACTCTTCAAAGTTCAGATTTtgaggagtgagttgttttagCACAATTCTTGCTTGACTGTTCGTGCTTTTTTGTTTcatgtagtttctgaaaaatggaaggaaagttttcatttacATGGGGTTAGGAAATTGATTATATCATTTACAGAGGATGCACTTGCATATATAACATGTACACTTCTAACTCTTAGGGGGTCATGGTGCTCAAATGATTCTATTGCAATTCTGTGGGATTATTTCTCCCCCTAGCTCCCCTCCTTccccaaaacaaaaatttgGGACAGCGATTGAAAGAATGGAAGTTTTTATTAGGGAATTAGGTATTTCATTGTTCATCACTAGAtgttctgcaaatattggaacaCTTCATGGCAAAAAAATTgctctctctcccttttttttttttttttaattacagtGATGAGCTTTCAGCTTTTAAGTTTGATAAGgaaaatttttaactttttttaacTCTGAAATTGGAAGAACATTTTGACTTGATTTTCATGTTTGATTAATCTGATTCTTAAAGTTCTGATCTTCTGTTGCTCTTGGTTTTATTTGCAGCACGGATGTACCTAATTGGATCAAAATCGCTCATGTATGTATTTGGTTAACATACCAAATCTGTAAAAGATACTCTGATTACGGACATAATATTTTGAAcgtttgtttttgttgtagttAAACTTATAACCAACCCGCAGCATCACGCGGAATTGATCTCTATCGTTGTCTACACAAGCAATTACTCTCCTAAACAATAGTAATGTTATGAGATCAGGGATACCATGTAATATTTTGTAATAATTTCTTTCTTCCATTACGTAGTTCTAATTCATTGACGAGTAACTCCCGCGGCAAAGCGTGGGCATAATTTCTAGTATAATACTGTAGTTTAGCTAACAAATAATTCATATGTGGAATGACTGTTCAGATGGACATGGAATGATCTATTTCTAGCTTTAAGATTTCATCGTTGCTGCTGTTTCATTAACTTGTGCACCTACagttatgaagttgatttttctttctccttgAAGGTATTGGTGTTCTTTTGGTCCTGAAAATTATGGGGAAGGTGGGGGTATTTTACCTAGCAGAAGATATCGACTCAACACCCGCAATCGCGCTGCTAGACCTCAATCTATGCGGGGCTGTACATGCAATTTTGTGGTGAAGCGTCTCTATGCACGTCCATAACTTGCACTACTTATCTATCATCAGAGGCGTCATGTGAACAAATCTGGTTTTGTTTGCCATGGCCCACTTGATGGAGATGCCATTGGGCCCGGAGCCAAGACAGTTCCATATATCTGTAATGAGATTCAACAACAAACAATGTCTATGATCTATCTGGGTGTTCCTGATCGAAGAGAATATACTAGAAAAACACATTGAGGGGATTGAGCGATATTGTGCTTCAAATGCAAAAGTCAATAGCCTTGCTTCCCAGTTTGTCCACAAACTTGGGATGATTATTCAAAGGTCTACCCATGAATTGGATCTTGATGATCAAGCCAGCATCCGCATGTGGGTTGAGCGCAATAAGAAATCCATATTCATTCGTCAGGATACTTCAGAAACTGATTCTTTCATTCTGGGGATTCAGACTGAGTGGCAGCTGCAACAATTGATACGTTTTGGCCATCGCAGTCTCATTGCAATTGATTCAACATTTGGTATAAAGAGACTTAAGGTAACACATCCATTATGCTGCTTGATTTGTTCCATTATGCTGTTTCATAAACCAATTTTGTTATAGGCTTTTTAGGATCCGCTGCCAGAAGTAATTGTCATAATGAACAAGTCAAACTCTTGTGTGTCTATCTTGGTGTAATTTTGACCTTTGTGCCGTCAGATTTTCAATAGTTACTGAGTCATGAATGTACAAGTCAGAGTTTTTATATATCTATAGATCAAAGGATCTGCACTGAAATAATGGATATTTAACATGCGTGTTTGAAATGGCAGTATCCTTTGTGCACACTTCTCGTCTTTGATTCTAGACAACATGCACTCCCTGTTGCATGGATCATCACACGCAGCTTTTCAAAGCCAGATGTGTCTAAGTGGATGACAGCTCTACTTGGTCGAGCTCGTAGTGTTGAGCCTGGATGGAGGGCCATTGGGTTTTTAATTGATGATGCAGCAGCTGAGACTGATCCCATCAGGCAAGATGCCCCTCTATAATTCTGAGTGCATAAATTTTCTAGCTGCTGAATATAGTGCAATCTCATAGCTAGATTTCTGGTATTTCAGGGATGTTTTTGGTTGTCCTGTCCTATTTTCCCTCTGGCGTGTTCGAAGATCATGGCTGAGGAATATTGTAAAGAAATGCAATAACATTGAAGTTCAACGGGAACTTTTTAAAAGTCTGGGTAATATGTGCATGGCATTTGGGGTGCAAGTGATACAGCGGTTGCCTTAGAACAACTTACCCAGGATTTTGTTGATCAGGCTGCTTTTATGGAATATCTTAAAAGTCATTGGGTGCCTAAGATTGGTAagatgtctctctctctctctctggtgcACATACTTGTCATTTGTTAACATCATGTCGAATCTTCTTAAAATTATGTATTAACTTATCATTAATTTTTCTTGGTAACAGAAATGTGGCTTTCAACAATGAGAAGTCTTCCGCTTGCAAGTCAGGAGGCATCTGGTGCTATTGAAGCATATCACGTGAAGTTGAAAGTGAAATTGTTTGATGATTCACATCTTGGAGCACTCCAAAGAGTTGATTGGTTAGTTCACAAACTGACAACTGAGCTGCACTCAGGCTACTGGCTCGACCGATATGCTGATGAATGTGATTCTTTTCAAAACGTCAAGGAAGAATATATTGCTTCTACATCTTGGCACAGGGCACTGCAAATTCCTGATTCTGCTGTTACCTTGGATGATAAAAACCGTCTCTTTGCCAAGGTTTCAAGCCAGAAAGACAGTAGCATTGTACATCTAGTGTGGAATCCCGGATCCGAATTTTCCTTTTGTGACTGTGTGTGGTCGATGCAAGGAAACATTTGCAAGCATGTCATCAAAGTCAATATAATCTGTGAAAGTCATCAAGGTTATCAACCTTCCATGTCTTTCCAGTCATTCAAAGAGTTGCTCGTCAGCCTATCAAAGAAACCAATGGAGGATTCAATTTCACAAGATCTATCAATGGCCTGGACTATGCAAATGCTCGAGCAAATACGGGACCTTGTAGAAGTGACTAGAGCCGATGATATTGGCACCGTGGTAAACAATCTGCCACTGCAATGGGCTTCCAGAAAAGGCAGAACAGGTGTTGGAAAGCCATCAACTGCTCTTACGACTTTTCCTTCTAGTAAAAGGAGTGCATCAAGGCAGAAGACCCGCAAGCGAAGAAGATTGTCAACATTAACATAGTTTTCTTGCGTTGCAAGATTAGATACAAGGCAACTCTTTTTGTACAACTGTCTTTGATTCATATTCTTTATGAAAGAAGATAGGAAACGTACACTGACATTTCAGCTGTGATAAGCTTCTGGTATCCAATCCAACAGTGAAATTGTAGATAAACTTAGCAATGAGAGATTCTTATTTATACATATGGTGAAATGTTGGCTCCCATTGCAGTTATGTTCATTTAAAATCTTTTACCATATTCCGAAACATGGTAAAATTTCGCGGTCCTTTTTAACCTAACAAACAGTATTGGATCTTAACGGATAGAGTGTCCACATCAAAATGAAGCAAATGTGATAAAGCTAGAAGCCCCAGAAAGAACGTGTGCTTTCTACACTCTTCCACATTGGAAACTAACACGTGTCAGCCATCTATAGCTACACGTACTCGGAGTTTGGCCGCCCATGCATATACTGATGGTCTATATCTTGCAGCcaaatcttcttttttttgggagTATCTCAAGCTTGCCAATGGGTTTTCTCAGTAAAGTCTCCGAGCTCCGTGCTAGGGCTCGGAGTCATAAAAAGCTCAAGAAGAACAAGCAGCTACAGGTATGTAATATGACACTTCAGAGTGTTCATTTCAGCTTAGAATTGGTAGCAGTCAGCAAGTGATATCGTGAACGATTGTTAACGTACTGTTGATTGATTAAACAACTGCAAGTGATATCGTGatgattttcttttggttatcAGACTGTGGAGATAAAAGTGAAGATGGACTGCGAAGGTTGCGAGAGAAGAGTGAAGAAATCAGTGGAAGGCATGAAAGGAGTCACAAGTGTTGAAGTGGATCCCAAGCAAAGCAAGCTCACTGTTATTGGCTATGTGGACCCCAACAAGGTGTTGCATCGTGTCAGGCATCGAACGGGGAAGAAGGCGGATCTGTGGCCGTATGTACCATACGACGTCGTCGAGCATCCATGGGCTCCCGGGGCTTATGATAGGAAGGCACCACCTGGGTACGTGAGGAACGTGCTGAATGACCCTGACCCTCAGGCTTCTGCTCTCGCACGTGCCAACTCCACCGAGGTGAAGTATACGACGGCGTTTAGTGACGAAAATCCAAATGCTTGTGTGGTTATGTAGTCATGGTATAATCTAttactttttagtttttacctTCTCGCATTTGTAAATTTTTGGTTGTTGACCAAAGTAAAAATTGCTTTGTGTAAGTTTGTAACCATGAGTGTGGAAGGGTGAAAATTCTGACTTTTGTTGAGCTTTATGTTAAAACAAAATTATTAGGTTGTTTTAATTCCTACCAGTATCAATTATGTTTCACCTATTCagttagtttttaggtactcaATTGTTTTTAAATTGTTATGTTTTAGGTACTCAACTGATAACGTTTTAGGTACTCAACTATTTTTAAATTGGAGTCTAATGAAGCTTTCTCTTTACAAATAGATTTATAAATTGAAAGACATTTGAGTACAACGTTTCAGGTACTTCACTGTTTTTAAAACCGCAGTGTAGTGATGCTTTCTCTTCACTAATAACTAGCCCTTTAAATACATGTCAAttgccttttattttttattttttttaaatgaaaaatgt
It encodes:
- the LOC112165502 gene encoding heavy metal-associated isoprenylated plant protein 27; its protein translation is MHILMVYILQPNLLFFGSISSLPMGFLSKVSELRARARSHKKLKKNKQLQTVEIKVKMDCEGCERRVKKSVEGMKGVTSVEVDPKQSKLTVIGYVDPNKVLHRVRHRTGKKADLWPYVPYDVVEHPWAPGAYDRKAPPGYVRNVLNDPDPQASALARANSTEVKYTTAFSDENPNACVVM